In a genomic window of Phragmites australis chromosome 14, lpPhrAust1.1, whole genome shotgun sequence:
- the LOC133891147 gene encoding uncharacterized protein LOC133891147, translating to MGFYGWNRCQNLRDGRNPGCCIMFPQHLQSSGSDEPPPPSWIREMLISMDHASRSYTYLMEDGNVSLTGSRNTVSLFDYGGGDDSGTLVVWNFEIDPVDGANEDALLDYHRILYKSCIDTIPCAINFLVTSINFLVDLS from the coding sequence ATGGGATTCTATGGTTGGAATCGTTGCCAAAATTTGAGAGATGGTAGAAATCCGGGGTGTTGCATCATGTTTCCCCAGCATCTGCAGTCATCTGGCTCTgacgagccgccgccgccgtcgtggaTCAGGGAGATGCTGATCTCCATGGACCACGCCTCCCGCTCCTACACATACCTGATGGAGGACGGCAACGTCAGCCTCACCGGCTCCCGCAACACCGTCAGCCTCTTCGactacggcggcggcgacgactcGGGCACGCTGGTGGTGTGGAACTTCGAGATCGACCCGGTGGACGGCGCCAACGAGGACGCCCTGCTCGACTACCACCGCATCCTCTACAAGTCCTGCATCGACACCATCCCTTGTGCTATCAACTTCCTTGTCACTAGTATCAACTTCCTTGTTGATTTGTCATAA
- the LOC133890893 gene encoding probable proline transporter 2 isoform X2 — protein MVPLGWIGGTCGLILAAAISMYANALLARLHEVGGKRHIRYRDLAGRIYGRKIYALTWALQYINLFMINTGFIILAGQALKATYVLFREDGFLKLPYCIAISGFVCALFAFGIPYLSALGIWLGFSTVFSLIYIVIAFVLSLRDGITTPARDYSIPGSHSTRVFSTIGAVANLVFAYNTGMLPEIQATIRPPVVKNMEKALWFQFTVGSLPLYAVTFMGYWAYGSSTSGYLLNSVNGPVWIKAVANLSAFLQTVIALHIFASPMYEFLDTRYGSGHGGPFAIHNIIFRVVVRGGYLSINTLVAAMLPFLGDFMSLTGALSTFPLTFVLANHMYLMVKRHKLSSLQKCWHWLNVVGFSILAVAAAVAALRLIMLDSSTYHLFADL, from the exons ATGGTCCCTTTAGGCTGGATCGGCGGGACATGCGGCCTGATCCTAGCTGCCGCAATATCGATGTACGCTAATGCTCTTCTTGCAAGACTTCATGAAGTTGGTGGCAAACGCCATATCAGATACAGAGATCTTGCTGGACGCATATATG GAAGAAAAATATACGCACTTACATGGGCTCTGCAATACATTAATCTTTTCATGATCAACACTGGCTTTATCATCTTAGCTGGCCAAGCTTTGAAG GCAACATATGTACTCTTTAGGGAAGACGGATTTCTAAAACTTCCCTACTGCATTGCAATATCAGGGTTTGTCTGTGCTCTTTTTGCCTTTGGAATCCCTTATTTATCTGCTCTCGGGATTTGGTTGGGATTCTCCACGGTTTTCAGCCTCATCTATATTGTGATAGCATTTGTGCTGTCACTGAGAGATG GAATAACCACACCTGCAAGGGATTATAGTATTCCTGGATCACACTCAACTAGAGTCTTCAGTACAATAGGTGCTGTAGCAAACCTTGTATTTGCTTACAACACCGGAATGCTGCCAGAAATTCAA GCAACAATAAGGCCTCCTGTGGTCAAGAACATGGAGAAGGCTCTATGGTTCCAGTTCACCGTTGGTTCATTGCCTCTCTATGCTGTGACCTTTATGGGTTACTGGGCTTATGGTTCCTCAACGTCAGGTTATCTACTGAATAGCGTCAACGGTCCAGTTTGGATAAAAGCCGTAGCAAATCTGTCGGCCTTTCTTCAGACTGTCATAGCATTACAT ATATTTGCGAGCCCAATGTATGAGTTCTTGGACACAAGATACGGAAGTGGACATGGCGGTCCTTTTGCAATCCACAACATAATATTCAGAGTTGTTGTCAGGGGAGGCTACCTCAGCATCAACACGCTGGTGGCGGCGATGCTCCCATTCCTTGGCGACTTCATGAGCCTGACGGGTGCCCTCAGCACCTTCCCCCTGACGTTCGTTCTTGCAAATCACATGTACCTGATGGTGAAGAGGCATAAGCTGTCCAGCCTCCAGAAATGCTGGCACTGGCTGAATGTTGTTGGGTTCAGCATATTGGCTGTTGCGGCCGCGGTTGCTGCGCTACGGCTTATCATGCTTGATTCCAGTACTTACCACCTTTTTGCTGATCTTTGA
- the LOC133890893 gene encoding probable proline transporter 2 isoform X1, which translates to MDASSSSSSCTTTGTEHLHLHLHPHPHDDEWPAALSNYDYPSLPTLPGLGETAERAPLLLPDKIMAADERVHISEDTAHQISVDPWYQVGFVLTTGVNSAYVLGYSGSIMVPLGWIGGTCGLILAAAISMYANALLARLHEVGGKRHIRYRDLAGRIYGRKIYALTWALQYINLFMINTGFIILAGQALKATYVLFREDGFLKLPYCIAISGFVCALFAFGIPYLSALGIWLGFSTVFSLIYIVIAFVLSLRDGITTPARDYSIPGSHSTRVFSTIGAVANLVFAYNTGMLPEIQATIRPPVVKNMEKALWFQFTVGSLPLYAVTFMGYWAYGSSTSGYLLNSVNGPVWIKAVANLSAFLQTVIALHIFASPMYEFLDTRYGSGHGGPFAIHNIIFRVVVRGGYLSINTLVAAMLPFLGDFMSLTGALSTFPLTFVLANHMYLMVKRHKLSSLQKCWHWLNVVGFSILAVAAAVAALRLIMLDSSTYHLFADL; encoded by the exons ATGGAT gcctcctcttcttcttcttcttgcactacCACGGGCACGGAGCACCTGCACCTGCACCTGCACCCGCACCCGCACGACGACGAGTGGCCAGCCGCCCTCTCCAACTACGACTATCCTTCCTTGCCCACCCTGCCGGGTCTAGGGGAGACCGCGGAGAGGGCGCCGCTCCTGCTGCCCGACAAGATCATGGCTGCCGATGAGAGGGTCCACATCTCAGAGGATACGGCGCACCAGATTAGCGTTG ATCCTTGGTATCAAGTTGGATTCGTCCTGACAACGGGGGTGAATAGTGCATATGTTCTTGGATACTCTGGATCAATCATGGTCCCTTTAGGCTGGATCGGCGGGACATGCGGCCTGATCCTAGCTGCCGCAATATCGATGTACGCTAATGCTCTTCTTGCAAGACTTCATGAAGTTGGTGGCAAACGCCATATCAGATACAGAGATCTTGCTGGACGCATATATG GAAGAAAAATATACGCACTTACATGGGCTCTGCAATACATTAATCTTTTCATGATCAACACTGGCTTTATCATCTTAGCTGGCCAAGCTTTGAAG GCAACATATGTACTCTTTAGGGAAGACGGATTTCTAAAACTTCCCTACTGCATTGCAATATCAGGGTTTGTCTGTGCTCTTTTTGCCTTTGGAATCCCTTATTTATCTGCTCTCGGGATTTGGTTGGGATTCTCCACGGTTTTCAGCCTCATCTATATTGTGATAGCATTTGTGCTGTCACTGAGAGATG GAATAACCACACCTGCAAGGGATTATAGTATTCCTGGATCACACTCAACTAGAGTCTTCAGTACAATAGGTGCTGTAGCAAACCTTGTATTTGCTTACAACACCGGAATGCTGCCAGAAATTCAA GCAACAATAAGGCCTCCTGTGGTCAAGAACATGGAGAAGGCTCTATGGTTCCAGTTCACCGTTGGTTCATTGCCTCTCTATGCTGTGACCTTTATGGGTTACTGGGCTTATGGTTCCTCAACGTCAGGTTATCTACTGAATAGCGTCAACGGTCCAGTTTGGATAAAAGCCGTAGCAAATCTGTCGGCCTTTCTTCAGACTGTCATAGCATTACAT ATATTTGCGAGCCCAATGTATGAGTTCTTGGACACAAGATACGGAAGTGGACATGGCGGTCCTTTTGCAATCCACAACATAATATTCAGAGTTGTTGTCAGGGGAGGCTACCTCAGCATCAACACGCTGGTGGCGGCGATGCTCCCATTCCTTGGCGACTTCATGAGCCTGACGGGTGCCCTCAGCACCTTCCCCCTGACGTTCGTTCTTGCAAATCACATGTACCTGATGGTGAAGAGGCATAAGCTGTCCAGCCTCCAGAAATGCTGGCACTGGCTGAATGTTGTTGGGTTCAGCATATTGGCTGTTGCGGCCGCGGTTGCTGCGCTACGGCTTATCATGCTTGATTCCAGTACTTACCACCTTTTTGCTGATCTTTGA